The following are encoded in a window of Gossypium raimondii isolate GPD5lz chromosome 13, ASM2569854v1, whole genome shotgun sequence genomic DNA:
- the LOC105783307 gene encoding uncharacterized protein LOC105783307 — translation MLVDIPVMKKSEKSTLRASQLQDFCRRKNNAELIENNRILYLKLQAKEIVDTNFGYGGRRQLTERWSINGIVMKVTWFWWEGVELLSLFYRGPSLYHERATCHNVTESR, via the exons atGCTTGTAGATATTCCGGTCATGAAGAAATCTGAGAAATCGACTCTCCGAG CATCTCAGCTACAGGACTTTTGCAGAAGAAAAAACAATGCagaattaattgaaaacaacaGGATATTATACTTGAAG CTTCAAGCAAAGGAAATTGTTGATACAAATTTTGGGTATGGCGGTCGGAGGCAGTTGACTGAGAGGTGGAGCATTAATGGAATAGTAATGAAGGTTACTTGGTTTTGGTGGGAAGGAGTGGAGTTGCTTAGCCTCTTTTATCGGGGTCCTAGTTTATATCATGAGAGAGCCACGTGTCACAATGTGACTGAGTCTAGATGA
- the LOC105781836 gene encoding uncharacterized protein LOC105781836 — MATKATKQTKFRWADIEDNDAEDLTYLLPPKEVIGPDKNGIKKVIEYKFNEEGKQVRVTTTIRVRKIAVDSPRKERILERRSWAKFGSAMGDEDDDSRLTMISTEEISLERRGSKVEEPKVAAGHSLAQQAKNGAVLMLCRTCGKKGDHWTARCPYKDQAPPPANGTVDKPPASETGSGKTAYVPPSKRGVGAKRNETDMKHRDEENTIRFTNLSEDAMESDLRELVAPFGPVSRVHVGINRKTGLCRGFGFVNFVKKEDAERAVLKLNGYGYDSLILKVEWAGPSTN; from the exons ATGGCAACTAAAGCTACCAAGCAAACAAAGTTCCGATGGGCGGATATTGAAGATAACGACGCCGAGGATTTGACTTACTTATTACCACCGAAGGAAGTAATCGGCCCCGACAAGAACGGGATCAAGAAGGTGATTGAGTATAAGTTCAACGAAGAAGGGAAACAAGTCAGAGTCACGACGACGATCCGAGTCCGAAAAATCGCCGTCGATTCTCCACGCAAGGAACGGATATTGGAGCGAAGGTCTTGGGCTAAATTTGGAAGTGCTATGggtgatgaagatgatgatagccGACTCACTATGATTTCTACTGAAGAAATCTCCCTTGAACGACGCG GTAGCAAAGTAGAAGAACCAAAGGTTGCTGCCGGACATTCTTTAGCTCAACAAGCCAAAAACGGTGCCGTTCTCATGCTGTGTAGAACATGCGGCAAAAAAGGCGATCACTGGACTGCGAGGTGTCCGTACAAGGATCAAGCTCCACCACCAGCCAATGGAACCGTCGACAAACCTCCGGCATCTGAAACCGGTTCCGGCAAGACTGCCTACGTTCCTCCAAGTAAGAGAGGCGTCGGAGCGAAGAGAAACGAAACCGATATGAAACACAGGGACGAGGAGAACACTATTCGGTTCACTAACCTGTCGGAGGATGCTATGGAATCCGATTTGCGTGAACTTGTCGCACCGTTCGGTCCGGTGAGCCGGGTTCACGTGGGGATTAATCGGAAAACCGGGCTGTGTAGGGGATTTGGGTTCGTCAACTTTGTGAAGAAGGAAGATGCTGAAAGAGCGGTATTGAAGCTAAATGGTTATGGATATGATAGTCTCATATTGAAGGTTGAATGGGCCGGTCCAAGTACCAATTag